The Neorhodopirellula lusitana genome contains a region encoding:
- a CDS encoding SgcJ/EcaC family oxidoreductase, whose translation MYRFTASCLLLVLLHSPVFADETAIRTFVQQYAADFNAKNASELTQKWVVDGQYRDLSSGLVWTGRDEIAKQLEIVLSGAITPRLQVTIDAVRMIGESAARVEGTNTIELAVEDAASGMVDQFEFVALVVLEDGSWRFNNIDERAIGDAAQEDEAAVDRKDFTASLSQLAWLQGEWRDDIEGVNVTTSVRALPGGQFLLRVFSREIEDAEPLVGFQVIGHDPNADQIRSWSFFGDGSFGEGEWQVGDEETTAMVQSRLTSAEGVRSAGTYVIRQVDDNTLNVKLFGRSLAGEPLPNGVPVTVVRVDSSENGSSEPTIQTQPIGSGE comes from the coding sequence ATGTATCGCTTCACAGCGTCATGCCTCCTGCTTGTGCTGCTGCACTCGCCAGTGTTTGCCGACGAAACCGCCATCCGCACGTTTGTTCAACAGTACGCAGCGGACTTCAATGCAAAGAACGCCAGTGAGTTAACCCAAAAATGGGTTGTCGATGGCCAGTATCGGGACCTCTCTTCTGGACTTGTTTGGACGGGGCGAGATGAGATCGCCAAGCAACTTGAGATCGTGCTGTCCGGAGCGATTACCCCGCGTCTGCAAGTCACGATTGATGCCGTGCGGATGATCGGTGAGTCCGCGGCACGCGTTGAAGGGACCAACACGATTGAGTTGGCGGTAGAGGATGCCGCATCGGGGATGGTGGATCAGTTTGAATTCGTCGCGCTGGTTGTCTTAGAAGACGGCAGTTGGAGGTTCAATAATATTGATGAGCGAGCGATCGGCGATGCGGCTCAAGAAGACGAAGCCGCGGTCGATCGAAAAGACTTCACCGCCAGTCTTTCTCAGCTTGCTTGGTTGCAAGGTGAATGGCGGGATGACATTGAAGGTGTGAATGTGACCACCAGTGTCCGTGCCTTGCCCGGAGGTCAGTTTCTATTGCGGGTGTTCAGTCGTGAGATAGAAGATGCTGAGCCACTTGTTGGTTTTCAAGTCATCGGGCACGATCCAAACGCAGACCAAATTCGATCTTGGTCGTTTTTTGGCGATGGCAGTTTCGGTGAAGGTGAATGGCAAGTTGGCGATGAAGAGACGACCGCGATGGTGCAGTCGCGGCTAACCAGTGCCGAGGGCGTTCGCAGTGCGGGGACCTACGTGATCCGCCAGGTCGATGACAATACATTGAATGTCAAGCTGTTCGGGCGGAGTCTTGCTGGTGAACCGTTGCCCAACGGGGTGCCGGTTACCGTCGTCCGAGTTGACTCGTCAGAAAACGGTTCCAGCGAACCGACTATCCAAACACAGCCAATTGGTTCGGGAGAATGA